From one Equus asinus isolate D_3611 breed Donkey chromosome 5, EquAss-T2T_v2, whole genome shotgun sequence genomic stretch:
- the LOC139045384 gene encoding uncharacterized protein, with amino-acid sequence MQWSPGRCLGHVPTHSQTRSLQYRAGEEAPPMTQCRLQGGPVLPRDLPRPRVGAGSASSEDWRAAQPTCSIWWVGHRPSPSSKQPGPLPLTVPTPSPRRPPSVPDSSSRAEHEHEHILLPSTPICACPPPPPCPFQAFLPPKQLSAHPPLARCPGPSAHPVLTGLPTSSRHTHKCPSTGPSHPSPRTSARPGLLGCVPRSRLFCSSLHSLGLGSTGPQQPLRWDAVGHCAVCGPLPSLHVGLASGPQSPDGARSPPPPLQLPRLPVAAGNIQPVASTQTVVRPEPSLGVDTVLVAKGSPTLPQCPSSSPLYQPPRYPSTLPPSLNKVLLDLSDPSSLQNPVWLLPPAAYPTL; translated from the coding sequence ATGCAGTGGTCCCCGGGGCGCTGCCTGGGTCATGTCCCAACCCACAGTCAGACCAGAAGCCTGCAGTacagagcaggagaggaggccCCACCCATGACACAGTGTAGGCTCCAGGGAGGGCCTGTGCTGCCCCGAGACTTGCCCAGacccagggtgggggcagggtctGCTTCCAGTGAGGACTGGAGAGCTGCCCAGCCCACCTGCTCCATCTGGTGGGTGGGACATCGCCCATCCCCATCATCAAAGCAGCCCGGGCCTCTCCCTCTGACTGTCCCCACGCCCTCTCCTCGAAGGCCCCCAAGTGTCCCGGACTCCAGCTCCAGAGCTGAGCACGAGCACGAGCACATcctcctccccagcacccccATCTGTGCATGCCCGCCGCCACCTCCATGCCCCTTCCAAGCATTCCTGCCTCCCAAACAGCTCTCAGCGCACCCACCCCTTGCTCGCTGCCCTGGGCCAAGTGCCCACCCCGTCCTGACAGGCCTTCCCACCTCCTCTCGCCACACCCACAAGTGTCCCTCCACTGGGCCCTCGCATCCCAGCCCCCGAACGTCTGCAAGGCCTGGCCTCCTGGGCTGCGTCCCCCGCTCCCGTCTGTTCTGTTCCTCCCTGCACAGCCTCGGCCTTGGGAGCACAGGCCCCCAGCAGCCCCTCAGGTGGGATGCGGTGGGACACTGTGCAGTTTGtggacccctcccctcccttcatGTCGGGCTTGCTTCTGGTCCCCAGAGCCCGGACGGTGCCCGCTCTCCCCCTCCACCACTGCAGCTCCCACGGCTGCCCGTGGCTGCAGGAAACATCCAGCCGGTGGCCTCCACTCAAACCGTGGTCAGACCTGAGCCATCCCTGGGGGTGGACACTGTGCTCGTGGCCAAGGGGAGCCCCACTCTCCCACAGTGTCCATCTTCATCTCCACTGTACCAGCCCCCTCGGTACCCAAGCACACTGCCCCCATCTTTAAACAAAGTCCTCCTTGACCTCAGTgacccctccagcctccagaatccaGTCTGGCTCCTCCCTCCTGCTGCTTACCCTACGCTCTAG